The following proteins are encoded in a genomic region of Corynebacterium atypicum:
- a CDS encoding sugar ABC transporter substrate-binding protein: MSFARIRAALLAAVATVAAVALTACSATGGAPRTSAGGSAGGGGVDTPRLTVAMVSHGAPGDTFWDLVRKGAEDAAQKNNIELRYSADPEAPQQANLIQSAIDARVDGLAVTLPNPDALGPAAQRAVDAGIPTVALNAGMDRYQDFGISAFFGQEEDVAGRKAGERLGEEGAKKVLCVIHEQGNSSQESRCAGVKEGVSKAEPGAKVELLYVNGMDLTSVESTLQAKLAQDKSIDWVMNLVAPVALTAVSAREQAGAQAKIATFDTNGELVRAIDNGAVDFAVDQQPYLQGYLAVDTLWLAHRNGSVPGGGRPVYTGPSFVDKTNSNLIADAAKEGLR, from the coding sequence ATGAGCTTTGCAAGGATCCGTGCGGCGCTTCTCGCCGCAGTAGCTACTGTGGCCGCCGTAGCGCTCACGGCCTGCTCGGCCACCGGCGGGGCGCCGCGCACCTCCGCAGGAGGCAGCGCGGGCGGCGGAGGCGTGGACACCCCCCGGCTCACCGTCGCGATGGTCAGCCATGGCGCCCCCGGTGACACCTTCTGGGACCTCGTTCGCAAGGGCGCCGAGGATGCGGCGCAGAAAAACAACATCGAGCTGCGCTACTCTGCAGACCCCGAGGCCCCCCAGCAGGCAAACCTCATCCAGAGCGCCATCGACGCCCGCGTCGACGGACTGGCGGTGACCTTACCCAACCCGGACGCACTCGGGCCCGCCGCCCAACGCGCCGTCGACGCCGGCATCCCCACGGTGGCGCTCAATGCCGGAATGGACCGCTATCAAGACTTCGGCATCTCCGCCTTCTTTGGCCAAGAAGAAGACGTTGCCGGAAGGAAAGCAGGCGAGCGCCTCGGCGAGGAAGGCGCCAAGAAGGTGCTGTGCGTCATCCACGAGCAGGGCAACTCCTCCCAAGAATCCCGGTGCGCGGGGGTCAAAGAAGGCGTGAGCAAGGCCGAACCCGGGGCCAAGGTCGAGCTCCTCTACGTCAACGGCATGGATCTCACCAGCGTGGAATCCACGCTGCAGGCCAAACTGGCCCAGGACAAATCCATCGACTGGGTGATGAACCTCGTGGCCCCCGTCGCGCTGACCGCCGTTAGCGCCCGAGAGCAAGCCGGGGCACAGGCCAAGATCGCCACCTTTGACACCAACGGTGAGCTCGTGCGCGCCATCGACAATGGCGCGGTGGACTTCGCCGTCGACCAGCAGCCCTACCTCCAGGGCTACCTCGCAGTGGATACCCTTTGGCTCGCCCACCGCAACGGCTCGGTACCCGGCGGCGGGCGCCCCGTCTACACTGGCCCCAGCTTCGTCGACAAGACCAACTCCAACCTGATCGCCGACGCCGCGAAGGAGGGCCTGCGGTGA
- a CDS encoding ATP-binding cassette domain-containing protein yields the protein MSTQPGKTQTPGPTPSGAVEPGEKLVDLRDISKSYGPFAALRDVSFSVVAGQVTCVLGDNGAGKSTLIKVLSGLHKATSGQMLLDGEPVVFSSPRDALSAGIATVYQDLAVVGQMSVWRNFFLGQEATGRFGWLKSGEMRQATARSLAEMGIDIPDVDVPVDSLSGGQRQVLAIARAVHFGARLLILDEPTAALGVKQSGMVLRLIKRARDRGLGVVFITHNPQHAWLVGDRFVLLNLGRQTLNAAAGEVSLEELTHEMSGGGELAGLADELARER from the coding sequence ATGAGTACTCAACCAGGCAAGACGCAAACACCCGGGCCCACACCATCCGGAGCTGTCGAACCAGGTGAGAAGCTGGTAGACCTTCGCGATATCTCCAAGTCCTACGGGCCCTTCGCGGCACTGCGCGACGTCAGCTTTTCTGTGGTCGCCGGCCAGGTCACCTGCGTGCTCGGCGACAATGGCGCCGGCAAGTCCACCTTGATCAAAGTGCTTTCTGGGCTGCACAAGGCCACCAGCGGGCAGATGCTCCTGGACGGCGAGCCGGTGGTCTTCTCGAGCCCGCGCGACGCGCTGTCTGCCGGGATCGCGACCGTCTACCAGGACCTCGCCGTGGTGGGGCAGATGAGCGTGTGGCGTAACTTCTTCCTCGGCCAGGAGGCAACCGGCCGCTTCGGCTGGCTGAAGTCCGGCGAGATGCGCCAGGCGACCGCGCGGTCGCTCGCCGAGATGGGCATCGACATCCCCGATGTCGACGTCCCCGTGGATTCACTTTCCGGAGGCCAGCGCCAAGTGCTAGCGATCGCGCGCGCGGTGCACTTTGGCGCCCGGCTGCTGATCCTCGATGAGCCCACGGCGGCGCTAGGCGTGAAGCAGTCCGGGATGGTGCTGCGGCTGATTAAGCGCGCCAGAGACCGCGGGCTGGGCGTGGTGTTTATCACCCACAATCCACAGCACGCGTGGTTGGTGGGCGATCGCTTCGTGCTGCTCAACTTGGGTCGGCAGACGCTAAACGCGGCCGCCGGAGAGGTAAGCCTGGAGGAGCTCACCCATGAAATGTCCGGCGGCGGCGAGCTGGCCGGGCTTGCCGACGAGCTCGCTCGCGAACGCTAG
- a CDS encoding rhomboid family intramembrane serine protease, producing MLGAALCAVWLVCAFQSGSVLATSDSSLARAWMLWGPEMFTGLGFARLIGFLFIHLDIGHIAVNLFLGLLIGREIELAIGSAAYFLAWLISGLGSGLAVLFFSPLEPTGGVSGALYGMMAILVGLALRRGTDLRSPLALVGVNLVYTFLAPSVSLWGHLGGLADGTLVAVVLSIRSSAWRWVGLVALLGAVIAAAFGFISSGGL from the coding sequence ATGCTGGGTGCTGCCTTGTGCGCGGTATGGCTGGTATGCGCGTTCCAGTCGGGTTCGGTTCTAGCCACCTCTGATTCTTCGCTGGCCAGGGCCTGGATGCTGTGGGGTCCGGAAATGTTCACCGGTCTGGGGTTTGCGCGCCTTATTGGTTTTTTGTTCATTCACCTCGACATTGGGCACATCGCGGTGAATCTGTTCCTAGGACTGTTGATCGGGCGGGAGATTGAGCTAGCGATCGGTTCTGCCGCTTACTTCTTGGCATGGTTGATATCGGGGTTGGGATCGGGCCTGGCCGTGCTGTTTTTCTCGCCGCTGGAACCCACTGGGGGTGTTTCCGGCGCACTCTACGGAATGATGGCGATTTTGGTGGGCCTGGCGCTGCGCCGTGGAACCGACCTTCGCAGCCCCTTGGCACTAGTAGGGGTCAACCTGGTCTACACATTTTTGGCTCCAAGCGTGTCTCTTTGGGGTCACCTCGGGGGTTTGGCAGACGGCACACTGGTGGCTGTGGTGCTGTCGATCCGTTCGTCGGCGTGGCGATGGGTAGGGCTTGTCGCCCTCCTGGGGGCAGTCATTGCTGCGGCCTTCGGCTTCATCTCCTCCGGTGGGCTTTAG
- a CDS encoding peptidylprolyl isomerase — MSLKTATAILHTNHGDVAIDLFGNHAPKTVDNFVGLAKGTAEYSSQNASGSAEGPFYDGAIFHRVIAGFMIQGGDPTGTGMGGPGYKFDDEFHPELRFDRPYLLAMANAGPGTNGSQFFITVAPTPHLNNHHTIFGEVADEASRKVVDEIAQVPTDRRDRPKDDVVIESIEIQEA; from the coding sequence ATGAGTCTTAAGACTGCGACTGCAATCCTGCACACCAACCATGGCGACGTTGCCATCGACCTCTTTGGCAACCATGCGCCGAAGACCGTCGACAACTTCGTGGGGCTGGCGAAGGGCACTGCCGAGTACTCGAGCCAGAACGCCTCCGGGTCTGCTGAGGGGCCGTTCTACGATGGCGCGATCTTCCACCGCGTCATTGCCGGCTTCATGATCCAGGGCGGCGACCCGACCGGAACCGGCATGGGCGGCCCCGGCTACAAGTTCGACGACGAGTTCCACCCGGAGCTGCGCTTCGACAGGCCCTACCTGTTGGCCATGGCCAACGCGGGCCCCGGTACCAACGGCTCGCAGTTCTTCATCACTGTCGCCCCGACGCCGCACCTGAACAACCACCACACCATCTTCGGCGAGGTGGCCGACGAGGCTTCGCGCAAGGTGGTCGATGAGATCGCTCAGGTTCCCACCGATCGCCGGGACCGCCCGAAGGACGACGTCGTGATCGAGTCCATCGAGATCCAGGAGGCCTAG
- the pknB gene encoding Stk1 family PASTA domain-containing Ser/Thr kinase has product MLIAHRYQVGEVIGTGGMSEVFAAEDTLLGRGVALKMLRPEIARDANFRERFRREAQNAGRLNHPAIVAIYDTGDTPIDDLNVPYIVMERVFGRTLRDIVNEDGPMRPDEAAQALRPACDALAASHEAGIVHRDIKPANIMITNTGQVKVMDFGIARALDDSTNAMTQTSAVIGTAQYLSPEQARGKPADGRSDLYSLGCVAYELVTGRPPFSGDTPFAVAYQHVKEDPEPPSHFISGLSPTAAVNVDSVILTAMAKHPADRYQTAQEFGEDLTLLGRGAVTQAARSHVQPAASGVGAPATEVVPAHAAAQPGRGQQAHGSDYGDYPDYEAGYADDEHYSQAVARHGERKKKATWPRWVAAILGVAVVAIAGAFAYDFIRGGNSSLFSSEKAVAVPNVVGWERADAVKAIENLGLRADVSEEPSPEIPRGRVIRTNPQPGSTLQTGTSVAVTVSSGREITDVPSLSGMTIPQAQRALTEAGLELGTEVKEEHSDSVPEGEIISQNPAAGSQISKGTKVSVTVSSGRASVRVPNLTGLTAEEAKSTLESVGLRAEIEYVDARERQGRVVSVSGAESEVPNGSSVTLRVSNGRLIEMPDLTHMTRDQALRALREAGWEGPSSALVRGEDVDTGNLMDQDAIAATSPAAGEDLKKDQPVEVRLWKLTAEGLLPR; this is encoded by the coding sequence ATGTTGATTGCTCATCGTTATCAGGTCGGCGAGGTCATCGGCACCGGCGGCATGTCCGAGGTTTTCGCTGCCGAGGACACCCTGCTGGGCCGGGGCGTGGCACTGAAGATGCTGCGCCCGGAGATAGCTCGCGACGCCAATTTCCGCGAACGCTTCCGCCGGGAAGCCCAAAACGCCGGTCGGCTGAACCACCCGGCGATCGTGGCGATTTACGATACGGGCGATACCCCCATCGACGATCTGAACGTTCCCTACATCGTCATGGAGCGGGTCTTCGGCCGCACGCTGCGCGACATCGTCAATGAGGATGGGCCCATGCGTCCCGATGAGGCCGCGCAGGCGCTGCGCCCGGCTTGCGACGCGCTGGCGGCGAGCCATGAGGCCGGGATCGTGCACCGCGACATCAAGCCGGCGAACATCATGATCACCAACACCGGCCAGGTTAAGGTGATGGACTTCGGCATCGCCCGCGCGCTCGATGACAGCACGAATGCGATGACGCAGACGAGCGCGGTGATCGGGACCGCTCAGTATCTCTCTCCGGAGCAGGCCCGGGGCAAGCCCGCCGACGGGCGCAGCGACCTCTACTCGCTGGGTTGCGTTGCCTACGAGCTAGTCACTGGTCGCCCGCCGTTTTCTGGCGACACCCCCTTCGCGGTGGCCTACCAGCATGTGAAGGAGGACCCGGAACCGCCGTCGCACTTCATTTCGGGCTTGTCGCCCACGGCTGCCGTCAACGTCGATTCGGTGATCCTGACGGCGATGGCCAAGCACCCTGCGGACCGGTATCAGACCGCCCAGGAGTTCGGCGAGGACCTCACGCTGCTGGGTCGCGGCGCCGTCACCCAGGCCGCGCGCAGCCATGTGCAGCCGGCCGCTTCCGGGGTGGGTGCCCCGGCAACCGAAGTGGTGCCGGCGCACGCCGCCGCGCAACCAGGCCGCGGCCAGCAGGCGCACGGCTCTGATTACGGCGATTACCCGGATTACGAGGCGGGCTACGCGGACGACGAGCATTACTCGCAAGCCGTGGCCCGCCACGGCGAGCGCAAGAAGAAGGCCACCTGGCCGCGGTGGGTTGCCGCGATCCTGGGCGTTGCTGTGGTGGCAATTGCCGGGGCGTTCGCCTACGACTTCATCCGCGGCGGGAACAGCTCTCTTTTCTCTTCGGAGAAGGCCGTCGCGGTGCCGAACGTGGTCGGCTGGGAGCGCGCCGATGCTGTGAAGGCGATCGAGAACTTAGGGCTGCGGGCCGATGTGAGCGAGGAGCCCAGCCCGGAGATCCCCCGCGGCCGGGTGATTCGGACCAACCCGCAACCGGGATCGACCTTGCAGACGGGCACGTCGGTTGCGGTGACCGTGTCTTCCGGCCGGGAGATCACCGACGTGCCGAGCCTGAGCGGGATGACCATCCCGCAGGCCCAGCGCGCGCTGACCGAAGCTGGGCTCGAACTGGGCACTGAGGTGAAGGAGGAGCATTCCGATTCCGTTCCGGAGGGCGAGATCATCTCGCAGAACCCGGCGGCCGGTTCGCAGATCTCCAAGGGCACCAAGGTGTCGGTGACGGTCTCCTCCGGTAGGGCCTCGGTGCGGGTGCCGAACCTGACCGGGCTCACCGCCGAGGAGGCCAAGTCCACCCTGGAGTCGGTGGGGCTGCGCGCGGAGATCGAATATGTCGACGCCCGTGAACGCCAGGGCCGAGTGGTCAGCGTGAGCGGCGCCGAAAGCGAGGTGCCCAACGGATCCTCCGTGACGTTGCGGGTCTCTAACGGGCGCCTGATCGAGATGCCTGACCTGACCCACATGACGCGCGACCAAGCGCTGCGCGCGCTGCGCGAGGCCGGCTGGGAGGGACCGAGCTCGGCTCTGGTCCGCGGCGAGGACGTGGATACCGGCAACCTGATGGATCAAGACGCGATCGCGGCGACCTCGCCGGCGGCCGGGGAAGATCTGAAGAAAGATCAGCCGGTTGAGGTGAGGTTGTGGAAGCTCACCGCCGAGGGGCTGCTGCCGCGCTAG
- a CDS encoding cytochrome b/b6 domain-containing protein produces the protein MSTEREAGPAVPKAQPPRARAPQPGGPKAAAPKAAAPKAAAPKAAAPKAAAPKAAAPKAAAPKAAAPKAAAPRASEIHSGTAAPGANPPKTSESAAAKAAARTDRSARPARWVKISAVIIGLAVVFGLVVLAARWLTGTEPVAGFLARYPGTAPTPPATPKGFPAWLNWAHFFNLFFMALILRTGLSIRRQRRPVTFWAPYWNRNRKIDLTLWLHLSIDVLWVANGIFYIVMLFASGHWMRIVPTSWEVVPNAVSAGLQYLTLDWPTEHAWVHYNGLQQLFYFCTVFIAAPLAIISGVRMSEWWPKRWPALNKAYPLSVARALHVPVMIYFVVFIIAHTTLIFTTGVIGHLNAMFAAQDSATSWLGPALFALAMVVTAAAVVAARPLVLAPLARLTGEVTAR, from the coding sequence ATGTCAACTGAGCGCGAAGCAGGACCGGCGGTGCCTAAGGCGCAGCCGCCCCGGGCTCGCGCCCCGCAGCCGGGTGGTCCGAAAGCCGCCGCGCCCAAGGCGGCGGCACCGAAGGCTGCCGCACCGAAAGCCGCCGCACCGAAAGCCGCCGCACCGAAAGCCGCCGCACCGAAAGCCGCCGCACCCAAGGCCGCCGCACCCAAGGCCGCCGCACCGCGAGCGTCGGAAATACACTCCGGCACGGCCGCGCCGGGCGCGAACCCGCCCAAAACCAGCGAGAGTGCCGCAGCCAAGGCTGCGGCCCGAACTGACCGAAGCGCCCGCCCGGCCCGGTGGGTGAAGATCAGCGCGGTAATCATCGGCCTCGCGGTCGTGTTCGGGCTCGTGGTCCTCGCGGCCCGCTGGCTGACGGGCACCGAGCCGGTTGCCGGGTTCCTCGCGCGCTACCCCGGTACCGCGCCCACCCCACCCGCCACCCCGAAGGGCTTCCCCGCGTGGTTGAACTGGGCGCACTTTTTCAACCTCTTCTTCATGGCCCTCATTCTGCGCACCGGGCTAAGCATCCGCAGACAGCGCCGCCCCGTCACCTTCTGGGCGCCCTACTGGAACCGCAACCGCAAGATCGACCTCACGCTCTGGCTGCACCTGAGCATCGACGTGCTGTGGGTGGCCAACGGCATCTTCTACATCGTCATGCTGTTTGCCTCCGGGCACTGGATGCGCATCGTGCCTACTAGTTGGGAAGTGGTGCCCAACGCGGTGTCGGCAGGCTTGCAGTACCTGACGCTCGACTGGCCCACCGAGCACGCCTGGGTGCACTACAACGGCCTGCAGCAGCTCTTCTATTTCTGCACCGTCTTCATCGCCGCGCCGCTGGCCATCATCTCCGGGGTTCGGATGAGCGAGTGGTGGCCCAAGCGCTGGCCGGCGCTCAACAAGGCCTACCCGCTGTCGGTGGCGCGGGCCCTCCACGTGCCCGTGATGATCTACTTTGTGGTGTTCATCATCGCGCACACCACGCTCATCTTTACCACCGGCGTGATCGGGCATCTCAACGCGATGTTCGCCGCACAGGACTCGGCTACGAGCTGGCTTGGGCCAGCGCTATTTGCGCTGGCCATGGTGGTAACCGCGGCGGCCGTTGTGGCCGCCCGGCCGCTCGTGCTCGCCCCCCTGGCGCGGCTCACGGGCGAGGTGACAGCGCGCTAA
- a CDS encoding type 1 periplasmic-binding domain-containing protein: MARVNIPPNRLSELTAEIIALIRLGFASRCVPASIVRAVRTVESVNEVRVLVGSTLVGNGGSAGADAADGVHGAGWPFEEARVQPAIGYVARYAAQQPLR, translated from the coding sequence ATGGCTAGGGTTAACATCCCTCCGAACCGGCTGAGCGAGCTGACCGCGGAGATAATAGCGCTCATTCGGTTGGGATTCGCCTCGCGTTGTGTGCCCGCGTCGATTGTCCGCGCGGTGAGGACCGTAGAGAGCGTCAACGAGGTACGCGTGTTGGTTGGCTCGACGCTGGTGGGTAATGGCGGGTCGGCTGGCGCCGATGCCGCCGATGGGGTCCACGGGGCCGGGTGGCCGTTCGAGGAGGCGCGGGTGCAGCCAGCGATAGGGTACGTTGCTAGGTATGCCGCCCAGCAGCCCCTCCGGTAA
- a CDS encoding Rossmann-like domain-containing protein: MATSQGSNDAVVAACRRLDRGIVAGIPEDVVVESASTTGLWARVTVEVHGATSIGIAYCGGPNTRAWDAALAHASTSGVSAGLALEEVPGRTLAEVAGEFLATSDSAARGLGMAAVNAWYSARDVATGNGFVPTGGEQPVGQRADWSQVFDPFKDVIAGKTVAVIGHHPAAPSALDSAASFHMLEVPAAFGQLPPAAEFIVGHCDVVFISGSAFINGSAARLIELARNSYCAVIGPSSPLASELFAHDVDLVAGIVADDARGMDRALAGSLYPTMFTYGYRVHRAEPAGSSVLD, from the coding sequence ATGGCAACGTCACAAGGTTCCAACGACGCGGTGGTTGCTGCGTGTCGCAGGCTGGATCGCGGCATTGTGGCCGGCATTCCGGAAGATGTGGTTGTGGAATCGGCCTCTACCACCGGGTTGTGGGCGCGGGTCACTGTCGAGGTGCACGGAGCCACCAGCATCGGTATTGCCTACTGCGGCGGACCAAACACTCGTGCGTGGGACGCCGCGTTAGCACATGCGTCGACAAGCGGGGTGAGCGCGGGACTCGCGCTTGAAGAAGTACCAGGCAGGACGCTAGCCGAGGTTGCCGGCGAGTTCCTAGCCACGTCGGATTCCGCGGCGCGGGGCTTGGGCATGGCGGCGGTCAACGCCTGGTATTCGGCACGCGACGTGGCGACCGGAAACGGGTTTGTCCCCACCGGGGGAGAACAGCCCGTGGGTCAGCGGGCCGACTGGTCACAGGTCTTCGACCCGTTTAAAGACGTCATCGCGGGTAAGACGGTGGCCGTCATCGGCCACCACCCGGCGGCTCCGTCGGCGCTCGACTCGGCGGCGAGCTTTCACATGCTCGAAGTGCCCGCGGCCTTTGGGCAGTTGCCACCGGCGGCGGAGTTCATCGTCGGGCACTGCGATGTGGTCTTTATCTCCGGATCGGCCTTTATCAATGGCTCGGCCGCCCGGCTCATTGAACTCGCCCGCAACTCATACTGTGCGGTGATTGGGCCTTCATCGCCGCTTGCTTCCGAGTTGTTTGCGCATGACGTGGACCTGGTCGCCGGCATCGTCGCCGATGACGCCCGCGGGATGGACCGTGCCCTGGCCGGTTCGCTGTACCCCACCATGTTCACCTACGGGTACCGAGTGCACCGCGCCGAACCAGCTGGCTCGTCAGTCTTGGACTAG
- a CDS encoding dicarboxylate/amino acid:cation symporter — MPPTPTGPGDAAEQNDQSLHHTGRAHSAAPAQQIDEHDHGSGPTRRRVADFFPAWTKNFGVQVIAGLIIGLILGFIAREQGWLTGVLDGVGSAYVQLLKLMVPPLVVAAVITSVANLRKVAGAARLAVSTLIWFAITSFFSVIAGIIVGLVLKPGVGTTVDESLAAEPERTGSWFGFLQSIVPENIFGLSISGSDSPHLSFSVLQLLVIALAIGIAAVKTGKAAEPFLHFMDSFLQIIQKMLWWIIRLAPIGTAALIGNAVAEYGWEALGSLGKFVIAIYVGLAIVIGIIYPATLAFNGIPVFGFFRHAWPVTSLGFITRSSMGVMPVTQRVTERSMGVPTEYASFAIPLGATTKMDGCAAVYPAIAAIFVAQFYGIELNLTHYLLIIFVSVIGSAATAGTTGATVMLTLTLSTLGLPLAGVGLLLSIEPIIDMGRTAVNVTGQSLVATVVAKRSGIWSKETFDAAAHGETDHSPSMADMQPAAARV; from the coding sequence ATGCCACCAACGCCAACTGGGCCCGGCGACGCCGCCGAGCAGAACGACCAGTCTCTTCACCACACCGGGCGCGCCCACAGCGCCGCGCCAGCCCAGCAGATAGACGAGCACGACCACGGCTCCGGCCCCACGCGTCGTCGCGTCGCAGACTTCTTCCCCGCCTGGACGAAGAACTTCGGCGTGCAGGTCATCGCCGGCCTGATCATCGGCCTCATTTTGGGTTTCATCGCCCGCGAGCAAGGCTGGCTCACCGGCGTTCTCGACGGTGTCGGCTCGGCGTACGTTCAGCTGCTCAAACTGATGGTGCCGCCGCTCGTGGTCGCGGCCGTGATCACCTCGGTGGCCAACCTGCGAAAGGTCGCCGGTGCCGCTCGGCTGGCAGTGAGCACGCTCATTTGGTTCGCCATCACGTCGTTCTTCTCCGTGATCGCCGGAATCATCGTCGGGCTTGTGCTCAAGCCCGGTGTGGGCACCACGGTTGACGAGTCCCTGGCCGCTGAGCCCGAGCGCACCGGCAGCTGGTTCGGCTTCCTGCAGAGCATCGTGCCGGAAAACATCTTTGGACTCTCGATCTCCGGTTCCGACTCACCGCACTTGAGCTTCTCGGTGCTCCAGCTCTTAGTGATCGCGCTGGCCATCGGCATTGCCGCGGTCAAAACCGGCAAGGCCGCGGAGCCGTTTCTCCACTTCATGGACTCGTTCCTGCAGATTATTCAAAAGATGTTGTGGTGGATCATCCGGCTGGCACCTATCGGCACCGCGGCGCTCATCGGCAACGCCGTCGCCGAATACGGCTGGGAGGCACTCGGCTCGCTGGGCAAATTCGTCATCGCGATCTACGTGGGCCTGGCGATCGTTATCGGCATCATTTACCCGGCCACCCTCGCGTTCAACGGGATCCCTGTCTTCGGTTTCTTCCGCCACGCCTGGCCCGTGACCAGCCTGGGCTTTATCACGCGCTCGTCGATGGGCGTCATGCCCGTCACCCAGCGCGTAACGGAGCGCTCGATGGGTGTGCCCACCGAATACGCCTCCTTTGCCATCCCGCTTGGTGCCACCACCAAGATGGATGGCTGCGCGGCGGTCTACCCGGCCATCGCCGCGATCTTCGTTGCCCAGTTCTACGGCATCGAGCTCAACCTCACCCACTACCTGCTCATCATCTTCGTCTCCGTCATCGGCTCGGCGGCCACCGCCGGCACGACGGGCGCGACGGTGATGCTGACGCTCACGCTTTCCACGCTGGGTCTTCCGCTCGCCGGCGTCGGCCTCCTGCTGTCGATCGAGCCGATCATTGACATGGGCCGCACGGCCGTCAACGTCACCGGGCAGTCGCTGGTGGCCACCGTGGTAGCCAAGCGTTCGGGTATCTGGTCGAAAGAGACTTTTGACGCCGCGGCCCACGGCGAGACGGACCACTCGCCGTCGATGGCTGACATGCAGCCCGCCGCGGCTCGCGTCTAG
- the crgA gene encoding cell division protein CrgA — MPKAKITKSQPLAPSSAGTGQAANRTPVKINTGGTPVWYKAIMFGLMLIGLAWLVVNYLAGQHIPLMNELGPWNFAIGFGFFIVGLLMTMGWR; from the coding sequence ATGCCGAAGGCGAAGATCACTAAGAGCCAGCCGCTGGCGCCCAGCTCGGCTGGTACCGGCCAGGCTGCGAACCGTACGCCGGTGAAGATTAACACCGGCGGAACTCCGGTGTGGTACAAGGCGATCATGTTCGGATTGATGCTCATCGGCTTGGCCTGGCTGGTGGTGAATTACCTCGCCGGCCAGCACATCCCGCTGATGAATGAGCTGGGCCCCTGGAACTTCGCCATTGGCTTCGGCTTCTTCATCGTGGGTCTTTTGATGACGATGGGTTGGCGCTGA